The following are encoded in a window of Massilia sp. R2A-15 genomic DNA:
- a CDS encoding DUF3616 domain-containing protein yields MIERYAGLCDASAAVAIGQGHFAVADDELDVLRIYRRGAPEPVSALDLGDYLQNRRADGKRDEADIEGSALIGTRIYWISSHARKGKDGALAPHRWRFFATDIIAATPAPTLLPAPTPPYEALLADMLADPRFAELREASARNPEAEGGLNIEGLAATRAGGLLIGFRNPLPKGMALAIPLLNPAAVIEGAARPEFGDLIRLDLGARGFRSVELVGDDYLIVAGPSGEASASTATPRFALYRWTGLGGPAPKLVQSLDAGSFRPEALFLDPIADEIVLLSDDGDEEIGGRKCKQLPAAQKAFRAMSLKL; encoded by the coding sequence ATGATCGAGCGCTACGCCGGCTTGTGCGACGCCTCCGCGGCGGTCGCGATCGGGCAAGGCCACTTCGCCGTGGCCGACGACGAGCTGGACGTATTGCGCATCTACCGCCGCGGCGCGCCCGAGCCAGTAAGCGCGCTCGATCTTGGCGACTATCTGCAGAACCGCCGTGCCGACGGCAAGCGCGACGAAGCCGACATCGAAGGCTCGGCCCTGATCGGCACGCGCATCTACTGGATCAGTTCGCACGCGCGCAAGGGCAAGGATGGCGCGCTGGCGCCGCACCGCTGGCGCTTCTTCGCCACCGACATCATCGCCGCAACGCCGGCGCCGACGCTGCTGCCCGCCCCCACTCCCCCGTATGAAGCGCTGCTGGCCGACATGCTGGCCGATCCGCGCTTCGCCGAACTGCGCGAAGCGAGCGCACGCAATCCCGAGGCCGAGGGCGGCCTGAACATCGAAGGGCTCGCCGCCACGCGCGCCGGCGGCCTGCTGATCGGCTTTCGCAATCCGCTGCCGAAGGGCATGGCGCTAGCCATTCCGCTGCTTAACCCCGCCGCTGTCATTGAAGGCGCCGCCAGGCCGGAGTTCGGCGACCTGATCCGGCTCGACCTGGGCGCGCGCGGCTTTCGCAGCGTCGAACTGGTGGGCGACGACTACCTGATCGTGGCCGGCCCCAGCGGCGAGGCGTCGGCCAGCACGGCGACGCCGCGCTTCGCGCTGTATCGGTGGACCGGGCTGGGCGGGCCGGCGCCGAAGCTGGTGCAAAGCCTGGACGCGGGAAGCTTTCGGCCGGAGGCGCTGTTTCTCGATCCGATCGCAGATGAGATTGTGTTGCTCAGCGACGACGGCGACGAAGAAATCGGCGGGCGCAAATGCAAGCAATTGCCGGCGGCGCAAAAAGCGTTCCGGGCGATGTCGCTTAAACTGTAA
- a CDS encoding DUF3616 domain-containing protein translates to MTRLPSTLIAAAIACTAIAAHAEERYTGMCDASAAVALGYGRFVVADDELDVLRIYQKSASAPVGSLDLIDYLHNRKGTDKNHEGDIEGAAVIGDRIYWISSHARKGKDGSVDPHRQRLFATTLAGAGNAATVQLAPEPPYESLLADLVAAPGFAVLAEASKFGPEDAPPKEGLNIEGLAATPDGALLIGFRSPQPGKMALVVPLANPAELIAGKGKVKPKFGALIRLDLGGRGIRSFERVGSDYLIVAGPRGEAKDSSVKPAFALYRWSGSGGAAPKKVHDLDQGSFRPEALFFDPDSKELVMLSDDGDEAVGAMKCKDKDLAAKNKSFRVMRMAWPPAK, encoded by the coding sequence ATGACCCGCTTGCCTTCCACCCTGATTGCCGCCGCCATCGCCTGCACCGCGATCGCCGCCCATGCCGAAGAACGCTACACCGGCATGTGCGACGCCTCGGCCGCGGTGGCGCTCGGCTACGGCCGCTTTGTCGTCGCCGACGATGAACTCGACGTGCTGCGCATCTATCAGAAATCGGCCAGCGCGCCGGTCGGATCGCTGGACCTGATCGACTACCTGCACAACCGCAAGGGGACGGACAAGAATCACGAGGGCGACATTGAAGGCGCCGCGGTCATCGGCGACCGCATCTACTGGATCAGCTCGCACGCCCGCAAGGGCAAGGACGGCTCGGTGGACCCGCACCGCCAGCGCCTGTTCGCCACGACGCTGGCCGGCGCGGGCAATGCGGCGACCGTCCAGCTGGCGCCCGAACCGCCCTATGAATCCCTGCTGGCAGACCTGGTCGCGGCACCCGGATTTGCCGTGCTGGCCGAAGCCAGCAAGTTCGGCCCCGAGGACGCGCCGCCGAAGGAAGGCCTCAACATCGAGGGCCTGGCCGCCACGCCGGACGGCGCACTGCTCATCGGATTTCGCAGCCCGCAGCCGGGCAAGATGGCGCTGGTGGTGCCGCTGGCCAATCCGGCCGAGCTCATCGCGGGCAAGGGCAAGGTCAAGCCGAAGTTCGGCGCGCTGATCCGGCTGGACCTGGGCGGGCGCGGCATCCGCAGCTTCGAGCGGGTCGGCAGCGACTACCTGATCGTCGCCGGTCCGCGCGGCGAAGCGAAAGACAGCTCCGTCAAGCCGGCGTTTGCACTGTATCGCTGGAGCGGCTCGGGCGGCGCGGCGCCAAAGAAGGTGCACGATCTCGACCAGGGCAGCTTTCGCCCCGAGGCGCTGTTCTTCGACCCGGACAGCAAGGAACTGGTGATGCTCAGCGACGATGGCGACGAAGCCGTCGGCGCGATGAAGTGCAAGGACAAGGACCTGGCGGCCAAGAATAAATCGTTCCGGGTCATGCGCATGGCGTGGCCGCCGGCAAAGTAG
- a CDS encoding PfkB family carbohydrate kinase encodes MIPVLKQEGARTIVVFGEALVDDFVTEQQVGGAPFNVARNLAAFMEPQLMITRIGDDHNGAVVRGEFERFAMSEAGLQLDRMEETGRVLAERRPDGHRFVILPKQAYDFIDPVHALEALAGVAPAAFYFGTLAQRAPRSRDTLHQLLDGASATRFLDLNLREGQIDRGCVTESLKAADIVKVNEEELQALFEWFFQIAPATTLATSEVHAACRALLDMFELEALIVTLGHRGSVYFGADDALIVNRDNPAPPFVIDTVGAGDAFSAIFLLGRARGWPLELTLARANEFAGAICAVSGAVPRDIGFYDKWVARWR; translated from the coding sequence GTGATCCCCGTCCTCAAGCAGGAGGGCGCGCGCACCATCGTGGTGTTCGGCGAAGCGCTGGTCGACGACTTCGTCACCGAGCAGCAGGTCGGCGGGGCGCCTTTCAACGTGGCGCGCAACCTGGCGGCCTTCATGGAGCCGCAGCTGATGATCACCCGCATCGGCGACGACCATAACGGCGCGGTGGTGCGCGGCGAGTTCGAGCGCTTCGCCATGTCCGAGGCCGGCCTGCAGCTCGACCGCATGGAAGAAACCGGCCGCGTGCTGGCCGAGCGCCGCCCCGACGGCCACCGCTTCGTGATCCTGCCGAAGCAGGCTTACGATTTCATCGACCCGGTCCATGCGCTGGAAGCGCTGGCCGGCGTGGCGCCGGCGGCCTTCTATTTCGGCACGCTGGCGCAGCGCGCGCCGCGCTCGCGCGACACCCTGCACCAGCTGCTGGACGGCGCCAGCGCGACGCGCTTTCTCGACCTGAACCTGCGCGAAGGCCAGATCGACCGCGGCTGCGTGACCGAATCGCTGAAGGCGGCCGACATCGTCAAGGTCAACGAGGAAGAGCTGCAGGCGCTGTTCGAGTGGTTCTTCCAGATCGCGCCGGCCACCACGCTCGCCACCAGCGAGGTGCATGCCGCGTGCCGCGCGCTGCTCGACATGTTCGAACTCGAAGCGCTGATCGTCACGCTGGGCCATCGCGGCTCGGTGTATTTCGGCGCCGACGACGCGCTGATCGTCAACCGCGACAACCCGGCGCCGCCGTTCGTTATCGACACGGTGGGCGCGGGCGATGCGTTCTCGGCGATCTTCCTGCTGGGGCGCGCGCGCGGCTGGCCGCTCGAGCTGACGCTGGCGCGCGCCAACGAATTCGCCGGCGCCATCTGCGCGGTGTCGGGCGCGGTACCGCGCGACATCGGCTTCTACGACAAGTGGGTGGCGCGCTGGCGCTAG
- a CDS encoding glutathione S-transferase N-terminal domain-containing protein, with amino-acid sequence MKLIGSVTSPYVRKVRVVLAEKKLDYSFELENVWASETTIHLANPLGKVPCLVMEDGRPMYDSRVIAEYLDTLTPVCKLLPPNGRDRADVKVWEALADGVLDAAVLVRLEKTLRPAEQQSADWIARQMGKVHAGLSVMSAELGESPFCKGNHYTLADVAVGCCLGWLQFRFPEIGWRGDYPNLARLFDKLSERASFKESVPQ; translated from the coding sequence ATGAAACTCATCGGATCGGTTACCAGTCCCTATGTCCGCAAGGTGCGTGTCGTCCTGGCGGAAAAGAAGCTCGATTACTCGTTCGAATTGGAAAACGTCTGGGCCTCCGAGACCACCATCCACCTGGCCAACCCGCTCGGCAAGGTGCCTTGCCTGGTGATGGAAGACGGCCGCCCGATGTACGACTCGCGCGTCATCGCCGAATACCTCGATACGCTCACGCCCGTGTGCAAGCTGCTGCCGCCGAACGGCCGCGATCGCGCCGACGTCAAGGTGTGGGAAGCGCTGGCCGACGGCGTGCTTGACGCCGCAGTGCTGGTGCGCCTCGAGAAGACGCTGCGCCCGGCCGAGCAGCAAAGCGCCGACTGGATCGCGCGCCAGATGGGCAAGGTCCACGCCGGCCTGTCGGTGATGTCGGCCGAGCTGGGCGAGTCGCCTTTCTGCAAGGGCAACCATTACACGCTGGCCGATGTCGCCGTCGGCTGCTGCCTGGGCTGGCTGCAGTTCCGCTTCCCCGAAATCGGCTGGCGCGGCGACTACCCGAACCTCGCGCGGCTGTTCGACAAGCTGTCCGAGCGCGCCTCGTTCAAAGAATCCGTGCCGCAGTGA
- the purB gene encoding adenylosuccinate lyase encodes MTSTAPYSTLSALSPLDGRYAAKTDKLRPILSEAGFMHHRVKVEIAWLQALSQAGFAEIKPFSKEANALLDKMAADFTEAHAARIKEIEAVTNHDVKAVEYWLKEQVKDVPELVAATEFIHFACTSEDINNTSHGMMLKAARDGVIVPALQSVIDKLREIAHANAALPMLSRTHGQTASPTTLGKEFANVVARLDRAVKRIAAVEILGKMNGAVGNYNAHLSAYPQFDWPAFSKDVIEQRLGLTFNPYTIQIEPHDYMAEMFDAIARANTILLDLNRDIWTYVSLGYFKQRLKAGEIGSSTMPHKVNPIDFENSEGNLGLANAMLKHLSEKLPVSRMQRDLTDSTVLRNIGVGFGYALLAYDSCLRGLNKLEVNAARLEQDLDANWEVLAEPVQTVMRRYGVENPYEQLKELTRGKGISKDALREFILTLAVPQEAKDLLLQMTPANYIGIAAKLAAEI; translated from the coding sequence ATGACCTCCACCGCCCCGTACTCCACCCTGTCCGCCCTGTCTCCGCTCGACGGCCGCTACGCCGCCAAGACCGACAAGCTGCGTCCGATCCTGTCCGAAGCCGGCTTCATGCACCATCGCGTGAAGGTCGAAATCGCGTGGCTGCAGGCGCTGTCGCAGGCCGGCTTCGCCGAGATCAAGCCGTTCTCGAAAGAGGCCAACGCGCTGCTCGACAAGATGGCGGCCGACTTCACGGAAGCCCACGCGGCGCGCATCAAGGAGATCGAAGCGGTCACCAACCATGACGTCAAGGCGGTCGAGTACTGGCTGAAGGAACAGGTCAAGGACGTGCCGGAACTGGTCGCGGCCACCGAGTTCATTCACTTCGCCTGCACCTCGGAAGACATCAACAACACCTCGCACGGCATGATGCTCAAGGCCGCGCGCGACGGCGTCATCGTGCCCGCGCTGCAGTCGGTGATCGACAAGCTGCGCGAGATCGCCCACGCCAACGCCGCGCTGCCGATGCTCTCGCGCACCCACGGCCAGACCGCCAGCCCGACCACGCTTGGCAAGGAATTCGCCAACGTCGTCGCCCGTCTCGATCGCGCCGTCAAGCGCATCGCCGCGGTCGAAATCCTCGGCAAGATGAACGGCGCCGTCGGCAACTACAACGCCCACCTGTCGGCCTATCCGCAGTTCGACTGGCCGGCGTTCTCGAAGGACGTGATCGAGCAGCGCCTCGGCCTGACCTTCAACCCGTACACCATCCAGATCGAGCCGCACGACTACATGGCCGAGATGTTCGACGCCATCGCGCGCGCCAACACCATCCTGCTCGACCTGAACCGCGACATCTGGACCTACGTGTCGCTGGGCTACTTCAAGCAGCGCCTGAAGGCCGGCGAGATCGGCTCCTCGACCATGCCGCACAAGGTCAACCCGATCGACTTCGAAAACTCCGAAGGCAACCTGGGCCTGGCCAACGCCATGCTCAAGCACCTGTCCGAGAAGCTGCCGGTATCGCGCATGCAGCGCGACCTGACCGATTCGACCGTGCTGCGCAACATCGGCGTCGGTTTCGGCTACGCGCTGCTGGCCTACGACAGCTGCCTGCGCGGGCTGAACAAGCTGGAAGTGAATGCGGCGCGCCTGGAGCAGGACCTGGACGCCAACTGGGAAGTGCTGGCCGAGCCGGTGCAGACGGTGATGCGCCGCTACGGCGTGGAGAACCCGTACGAGCAGCTCAAGGAACTGACGCGCGGCAAGGGCATTTCGAAAGACGCGCTGCGCGAGTTCATCCTGACCCTGGCGGTGCCGCAGGAAGCGAAAGACTTGCTGCTGCAGATGACGCCGGCCAATTACATCGGCATCGCGGCCAAGCTGGCTGCAGAGATCTGA
- a CDS encoding cytochrome b: MQRYTRPAILFHWLIALLIIGAFTLGLVMTDIPGITPTKLKYFSWHKWAGVTVLLLATLRLLWRLANTAPAYPDSMKRWEQQAAHHLHLLLYVLMFAVPLSGYFYTLAAGVPVVYFGVLPLPVLIDANPELKPLLKEVHYWLTMGLAGAVGLHIAAALKHAFIDRDGVMKRMLP, from the coding sequence ATGCAGCGCTACACCCGTCCCGCCATCCTGTTTCACTGGCTGATCGCCCTGCTGATCATCGGCGCCTTCACGCTCGGCCTGGTAATGACCGACATCCCCGGCATCACCCCGACCAAGCTTAAATATTTTTCCTGGCACAAATGGGCCGGCGTCACCGTGCTGCTGCTGGCGACCCTGCGTCTGCTGTGGCGCCTGGCCAACACCGCCCCCGCCTATCCGGACAGCATGAAGCGCTGGGAACAGCAGGCCGCGCACCACCTGCACCTGCTGCTCTACGTGCTGATGTTCGCCGTGCCGCTGTCGGGCTACTTTTACACCCTGGCGGCCGGCGTGCCGGTGGTATATTTCGGCGTGTTGCCGCTGCCTGTGCTGATCGACGCCAACCCCGAATTGAAGCCGCTGTTGAAGGAAGTACACTACTGGCTGACCATGGGCCTGGCCGGCGCGGTCGGCCTGCACATCGCCGCCGCGCTCAAGCATGCCTTCATCGACCGCGACGGCGTCATGAAACGTATGCTTCCCTGA
- a CDS encoding YceI family protein: MNKKSLIAAALLGVALAAGAIPLKTDVAHSTVAAVFKQMNVPVEAKFKKFSAQIDYDAAKPESAKASVDIETASLDLGDADMNKEVAKKDWFNSAQFPKANFTSSSIKPAGAGKLTVAGKLAIKGKTQDVSFPLSVKAEGGKQVFEGTLPIKRLAFNIGEGEWKDTSMVADEVVIKFRVIAAQ; the protein is encoded by the coding sequence ATGAACAAGAAATCCCTGATCGCCGCCGCCCTGCTCGGCGTCGCACTGGCCGCCGGCGCCATCCCGCTCAAGACCGATGTCGCCCACAGCACCGTGGCCGCCGTGTTCAAGCAGATGAACGTGCCGGTCGAAGCGAAATTCAAGAAGTTCAGCGCGCAGATCGACTACGACGCCGCCAAACCGGAAAGCGCGAAGGCCAGCGTGGATATCGAAACGGCCAGCCTGGACCTGGGCGACGCCGACATGAACAAGGAAGTGGCGAAGAAGGACTGGTTCAATTCGGCCCAGTTCCCGAAAGCGAACTTCACCTCCTCGTCGATCAAGCCGGCCGGCGCCGGCAAGCTGACCGTCGCCGGCAAACTGGCGATCAAGGGCAAGACCCAGGACGTGAGCTTCCCCCTGAGCGTCAAGGCCGAAGGCGGCAAGCAGGTATTCGAGGGAACGCTGCCGATCAAGCGGCTGGCGTTCAACATCGGCGAAGGCGAGTGGAAGGACACCAGCATGGTGGCCGACGAAGTCGTCATCAAATTCCGCGTCATCGCGGCGCAGTAA
- a CDS encoding YceI family protein yields MKIKHLIVALLAASAASAFAADTYNIDPSHTFPSFEADHAGMSVFRGKFNKTSGTVALDRAAKTGAVDITIDANSLDFGIEGLNKHAKTADMFDVEKFPTATYKSNSIVFKGDVPAAINGELTLHGVTKPVTLTINKFKCIQHPRLKREWCGADASGQFSRADFGIGFGTPTFSPEVKLAIQIEAIKAN; encoded by the coding sequence ATGAAAATCAAGCACCTGATCGTTGCCCTGCTCGCGGCCAGCGCCGCGTCGGCCTTCGCCGCCGACACCTACAACATCGACCCGAGCCACACCTTCCCGAGCTTCGAGGCCGACCACGCCGGCATGTCCGTCTTCCGCGGCAAGTTCAACAAGACCAGCGGCACCGTCGCGCTCGACCGGGCGGCCAAGACCGGCGCGGTGGACATCACGATCGACGCCAACTCGCTCGATTTCGGCATCGAAGGCCTGAACAAGCACGCCAAGACCGCCGACATGTTCGACGTCGAGAAATTCCCGACCGCGACCTACAAGTCCAATTCGATCGTCTTCAAGGGCGACGTGCCGGCGGCGATCAACGGCGAGCTGACGCTGCATGGCGTGACCAAGCCGGTGACGCTGACGATCAACAAGTTCAAGTGCATCCAGCACCCGCGCCTCAAGCGCGAATGGTGCGGCGCCGATGCGTCGGGCCAGTTCAGCCGCGCCGACTTCGGCATCGGCTTTGGCACCCCGACGTTCTCGCCGGAAGTGAAGCTGGCGATCCAGATCGAAGCGATCAAGGCCAACTAA
- a CDS encoding GlsB/YeaQ/YmgE family stress response membrane protein, with translation MLFIIWIVVGGILGWLASLVMKTDAEQGMILNVVVGIVGSFLGGWLLSPLFGTGTINSDDFSVTSLLVSFLGAVILLAIVNLFRRGRTR, from the coding sequence ATGTTATTCATCATCTGGATCGTCGTCGGCGGCATCTTGGGTTGGCTTGCAAGCCTTGTCATGAAAACGGACGCCGAGCAAGGCATGATCCTCAACGTCGTCGTCGGTATCGTCGGATCCTTCCTGGGTGGCTGGTTGCTGTCCCCGCTGTTTGGTACCGGGACCATCAATTCGGACGACTTCAGCGTCACTTCCCTGCTGGTGTCGTTCCTGGGCGCCGTCATCCTGCTGGCCATCGTGAACCTGTTCCGCCGCGGCCGGACTCGTTAA
- a CDS encoding phosphatidylserine/phosphatidylglycerophosphate/cardiolipin synthase family protein: MRTKPVVIALVSCVVTLIAGFLALNLMPSEKKIEHQLTRKYDLEDPQFRRSMSVLLGPPIVEGNKVEVLLNGDEIFPAMLDAIKHAERTITFETYIYWSETIGKEFSDALIERAKAGVKVHVLLDFIGSIKMDQASADAMKAAGVQLQRYHKPVWWKLTRLNNRTHRKLLVVDGKVGFTGGVGIADKWRGKAQDADHWRDTHFRVEGPVVGQIQAVFTDNWTKSTGRVLDGDAYFPQLEPKGTHPAQMFSSSPTGGSESMHLMYLMAITAAHHSIQLSNAYFVPDELTIKALLAAAKRGVKIQIITPGPIIDSDVVRSASREQWGPLLQAGIKMAEYQPTMFHVKCLVVDGLLVSVGSTNFDNRSFSLNDEANLNVFDHAFAASQQKVFDADWAKAKPITYAAWENRPWKEKAMGKVASLIGAQL, from the coding sequence ATGAGAACCAAGCCCGTGGTCATTGCCCTCGTCTCCTGCGTCGTTACCCTGATTGCCGGCTTCCTGGCGCTCAACCTCATGCCGAGCGAAAAGAAGATCGAGCATCAGCTGACCAGGAAATACGACCTGGAAGACCCGCAGTTCCGCCGCTCGATGAGCGTGCTGCTGGGACCGCCCATCGTCGAAGGCAATAAGGTCGAGGTGCTGCTCAACGGCGACGAGATCTTCCCGGCCATGCTCGACGCGATCAAGCACGCCGAGCGCACCATCACGTTCGAAACCTATATCTACTGGTCCGAGACGATCGGCAAAGAATTTTCCGACGCGCTGATCGAGCGCGCCAAGGCCGGCGTCAAGGTGCACGTGCTGCTCGACTTCATCGGCAGCATCAAGATGGACCAGGCCTCGGCCGACGCGATGAAGGCGGCCGGCGTGCAGCTGCAGCGCTATCACAAGCCCGTATGGTGGAAGCTGACCCGCCTGAACAACCGCACCCACCGCAAGCTGCTGGTGGTCGACGGCAAGGTGGGCTTTACCGGCGGCGTGGGCATCGCCGACAAGTGGCGCGGCAAGGCGCAGGACGCCGACCATTGGCGCGACACCCACTTCCGCGTCGAAGGCCCGGTGGTCGGCCAGATCCAGGCCGTCTTCACCGACAACTGGACCAAGTCCACCGGCCGCGTGCTCGACGGCGACGCCTACTTCCCGCAGCTCGAACCGAAAGGCACGCACCCGGCGCAGATGTTCTCCAGCTCGCCGACCGGCGGCAGCGAGAGCATGCACCTGATGTACCTGATGGCGATCACCGCGGCGCACCACTCGATCCAGCTGTCGAACGCCTACTTCGTGCCGGACGAGCTGACCATCAAGGCGCTGCTGGCCGCGGCCAAGCGCGGCGTCAAGATCCAGATCATCACGCCGGGCCCGATCATCGATTCGGACGTGGTGCGCTCGGCCTCGCGCGAGCAGTGGGGACCGCTGCTGCAGGCAGGGATCAAGATGGCCGAGTACCAGCCGACCATGTTCCACGTCAAATGCCTGGTGGTGGACGGCCTGCTGGTGTCGGTCGGCTCGACCAACTTCGACAACCGCTCGTTCAGCCTGAACGACGAAGCGAACCTGAACGTGTTCGACCATGCGTTCGCGGCGTCGCAGCAGAAGGTATTCGACGCCGACTGGGCCAAGGCCAAGCCGATCACCTACGCGGCGTGGGAGAACCGGCCGTGGAAGGAAAAGGCGATGGGCAAGGTGGCGTCGCTGATTGGGGCGCAGCTGTAA
- a CDS encoding S46 family peptidase encodes MKKTLLTLAILSTSAAYADEGMWMPQQLPQVAKQLKAAGLKLDPATLTKLTEFPMGAIVSLGGCSASFVSPQGLIATNHHCVYNSVAVNSTPQRDLLANGFLAKSFAEELPAAPGSRVFVTEGVTNVSSQVITPEVAKLSGKARIDGIEKNEKNIVAECEKDPGHRCTVASYYGGLEFYLLKQLEIRDVRLVHAPPAGVGKFGGDTDNWMWPRHTGDYGFYRAYVSKDGKAADYSKDNVPYVPKHFLKIAKEGVKEGDFIMALGYPGRTNRHRLPSEVASTFGWSYPAFIKTSAETLAIIERETKNDPAAKLKYAGQVANVNNYYKNRKGMLTSYEGSDFLARKTKEHADLKAWVNANPARQKEYGADIEKVEQLIAERDAQMKRDYYLMSSSPRLLSAARSMYRLANESAKPDTERKSGYQERDLKRFQSSIGGLDRTYDAKVDKALVMNSLTKYVAQPAASRDANFDAAMGIKDGMSASDLSALLDRMYAGTTLGDTAQRTAWLKKSPAEFKASNDPFIKAAVAMYEGGLKREAEDEELGGKIQEAYANYMKAKIAYMNSKGQAVYPDANGTLRVTFGKIAGRDHGADGTGSWTAFTTVKGVVAKATGEGEFNAPEPQLAAIRAKDFGKFVDPKLKTVPVNYLATLDITGGNSGSAALNSKGEFIGLAFDGTLDSIISDWDFNKANTRDIQVDVRYILWNMKHVDHADNLLKEMGVE; translated from the coding sequence ATGAAGAAAACCCTCCTGACGCTCGCCATCCTGAGCACCTCCGCCGCGTACGCCGACGAAGGCATGTGGATGCCGCAGCAGCTGCCACAAGTAGCCAAGCAACTCAAGGCCGCCGGCCTCAAGCTCGATCCCGCCACCCTGACCAAGCTGACCGAATTCCCGATGGGCGCGATCGTCAGCCTGGGCGGCTGCTCGGCGTCGTTCGTCTCGCCGCAAGGCCTGATCGCGACCAACCACCACTGCGTCTACAACAGCGTGGCCGTCAACTCGACGCCGCAGCGCGACCTGCTGGCCAACGGCTTCCTGGCCAAGAGCTTCGCCGAAGAACTGCCGGCCGCGCCGGGCAGCCGCGTCTTCGTCACCGAGGGAGTGACCAACGTCAGCAGCCAGGTCATCACCCCTGAAGTCGCCAAGCTCTCGGGCAAGGCGCGCATCGACGGCATCGAAAAGAACGAGAAGAACATCGTCGCCGAATGCGAAAAGGATCCGGGACACCGCTGCACCGTGGCCAGCTACTACGGCGGCCTCGAGTTCTACCTGCTCAAGCAACTGGAAATCCGCGACGTGCGCCTGGTGCACGCGCCGCCGGCCGGCGTGGGCAAGTTCGGCGGCGACACCGACAACTGGATGTGGCCGCGCCACACCGGCGACTACGGCTTCTACCGCGCCTACGTCAGCAAGGACGGCAAGGCCGCCGACTACTCGAAGGACAACGTGCCTTACGTGCCGAAGCACTTCCTGAAGATCGCCAAGGAAGGCGTCAAGGAAGGCGATTTCATCATGGCGCTGGGCTACCCTGGCCGCACCAACCGTCACCGCCTGCCGTCGGAAGTGGCGTCCACCTTCGGCTGGAGCTACCCGGCCTTCATCAAGACCTCGGCCGAAACGCTGGCGATCATCGAGCGCGAGACCAAGAACGATCCTGCGGCCAAGCTGAAGTACGCCGGCCAGGTCGCCAACGTCAACAACTACTACAAGAACCGCAAGGGCATGCTGACCAGCTATGAAGGCAGCGATTTCCTGGCGCGTAAAACCAAGGAGCACGCGGACCTGAAGGCATGGGTCAACGCCAATCCGGCACGCCAGAAGGAATACGGCGCCGACATCGAGAAGGTCGAGCAACTGATCGCCGAGCGCGATGCGCAGATGAAGCGCGACTACTACCTGATGTCGTCGTCGCCGCGCCTGCTGTCGGCAGCGCGTTCGATGTACCGCCTGGCCAACGAAAGCGCCAAGCCGGACACCGAGCGCAAGTCGGGCTACCAGGAACGCGACCTCAAGCGCTTCCAGTCGAGCATCGGCGGCCTCGATCGCACCTACGACGCCAAGGTTGACAAGGCGCTGGTCATGAACAGCCTGACCAAGTATGTCGCGCAGCCTGCCGCATCGCGCGACGCCAACTTCGACGCCGCGATGGGCATCAAGGACGGCATGAGCGCATCGGACCTGTCCGCCCTGCTCGACCGCATGTACGCCGGCACCACGCTGGGCGACACCGCGCAGCGCACCGCATGGCTGAAGAAGTCGCCGGCCGAATTCAAGGCCAGCAACGACCCGTTCATCAAGGCTGCGGTCGCGATGTACGAAGGCGGCTTGAAGCGTGAAGCGGAAGACGAGGAACTCGGTGGCAAGATCCAGGAAGCGTACGCCAACTACATGAAGGCCAAGATCGCCTACATGAACAGCAAGGGCCAAGCGGTTTATCCGGACGCCAACGGCACGCTGCGCGTCACCTTCGGCAAGATCGCCGGCCGCGACCACGGCGCCGACGGCACCGGTTCGTGGACCGCGTTCACCACGGTCAAGGGTGTGGTTGCCAAGGCGACCGGCGAAGGCGAGTTCAACGCGCCTGAACCGCAGCTGGCGGCGATCCGCGCCAAGGACTTCGGCAAGTTTGTCGATCCGAAGCTGAAGACCGTTCCGGTCAACTACCTGGCTACGCTGGACATCACCGGCGGCAATTCGGGTTCGGCTGCATTGAACAGCAAGGGCGAGTTCATCGGCCTGGCGTTCGACGGCACGCTCGACTCGATCATCTCCGACTGGGACTTCAACAAGGCCAACACGCGCGACATCCAGGTCGACGTGCGCTACATCTTGTGGAACATGAAGCACGTGGACCACGCCGACAACCTGCTGAAGGAAATGGGCGTCGAGTAA